The Pseudanabaena yagii GIHE-NHR1 genome segment CAAAGGTAAAGATATTAAAAGTCAAGCCTGTCAGGAAATTAATAATCAGTAAAATGCCAATTTTGGGCATCAATAATCCTGTAACTAGTTTCTCTAAACCAAGATCAAATATATTTTGCGCTTTTTCCGCTTTAGTTTTCAGTGTCTCTGGCAAGAAGAAAATAGTTAAAAATAAAGCGATCGCCGCAATCGCCCCTGACACCAAAAACGAAGCCCCAAAGGATTTACCTAAAGGAGTATTGAGGGCAGCTTTCTGAGCTAGCAAACTGATCGCAGGTCCTAGAATGAAGCCCATCCCAAAGGCGGCTCCATTGATCCCAAAGGCTTTAGCGCGAGTTTCGGGTGTAGTGACATCAGAAATAACGGCTTGAGCAACCGAAGCATTCCCCCCCGTAATCCCATCTAAAAATCTCGCAAAAAATAATACTGCGGCACTAGCGGCGGTTCCTGCCATCAGATTGGCAACCACTGTTCCCGCTAAACTCAGTATTAATAAAGGCTTTCGTCCAAAGCAATCGCTAAGTTTCCCGATGATTGGAGTTGCAAAAAATTGCGAGATTGCATAAATTGCGAATAATAAGCTCGTCTGAAAATCATTTAATTGAAACTGTCTACCATATTGGTACAAAACAGGGATGAGAATCGTAAAACTCAGCGCATTAATGAAAGAAATAAGAGCAATAATCCAAAAGTTACGATTCATTCTAAAGGCGATCGCATAGAGGCTTTTTCTATACTACAGCGCGATCAGAGAAAATTATTAAACGCGATTGCCCTACTCCCATATATAAGCTTGAAAATGGGCATAGCGAAGTACCACCCATCCACTACCCATTGATGAAAATTCCAATTTTTTGTAGTGCGGCTTTGCCGCACTACAAAAAATTTATGAAACTACATCAGGCTTGTAAAGCTTGCAAAGCTAGATGAAAGGCAGTGATGGACTTAGCATCAAGGCTAGTATCTGCACTTTGCGATCGCAATAAATTATCAATTTCTTCCCGACTGAGCAGTACTACTTCTATCTCTTCATCTTCATCTTGAGCAGGAGGTTGTTCCAATTTGGTGAGATCCTGTGCGAGATAAGCATGGATAATCTCATCGGAATAGCCGGGGCAAATGTAGAATCCGCCGAGATATTGCCATTTACTAGCACTGTAGCCTGTCTCTTCTTCGATTTCCCGCTTAATCGTCACATCATGATTTTCGCCTACTTCTAAAGTTCCCGCAGGAAATTCTAGTAAATAGCGCTGAATTGCAAATCGATATTGCTTTACTAAGACAAACTTGCCATCGGCAGTGACAGGAACCGCCATTCCTGCCCCAGGGTGTTTGATATAGGAATATTCTCCGATAACGCCATTGGGTAACTTAATGCGATCGGTATGAAAAGAGAACTTACGACCTTGATAGCTGAGACGGTTTTGCAAAATTGTTGCAGGTACGAGATCAGACATAAATTTTGTGAATTGATTTCAGCCCATTGTGTCATATAGCGGTTTTCATTTTGCCTACGGCAAAATGAAAACCGCAAATCCTTACTGTGATTCTTTTTTGTTTTACAAATGAGTATGCACTCATTTGTAAAACGCTATATAGCAATCCTAAATGGTTTGTGGAAGCGCACCCTGAAGGGGTGCGCTTCCACATCTACAAATGGTTGACAGCTATATGCAGCATTAGTACAGAGAAATTTTTGAAAGCACGGCAAAGCTGTGATTTCAAAAGCGTAATTCAGTGCGTTGACTAAAAAATAACTTAGAGTTATGGCGCAAAGTGACACAACTCTAAGTTGTGGTCTTAATCCAAACTGAAACAGAGCCACCATTGCAACAAAATTCTGCCCAGCCATCATCATTCGTTGTGATTGATTGCTCTACCTGCTTGGTGATGTCGATATAGGTACAATTAGGCTGACCAATTTCCATCCATTTTCTTCCTTCCTCAGCATTGCTTAATACCACTGCCATTCCTCCCTGATGCTCATCATCTCCTAGTCTTGTCCAGCCGATGGTATTGGGATGGTCAAAATAATCAAGCTGCTGACCATAGGCATAGTTTTGACGTACTGATAGAAATTGATCGAGTAGCCATTGATGACTATCAATCCAGATTTCATATTCATTACCATCTTTGCCATAGTCCTGATAATGCGCGCCATAGTAATCGGCAGCAAAAATGCAAGGATATCCCTCTTGGCGCAACAAAATCAGCGCATAGGCAAGAGGTTTAAACCAAGCCTCAACAATTGACTCTAGGGACTGCAATGGTTGAGAGTCATGATTATCGACAAAGGTGACGGCCAGAGATGGTTGATGTTGAACTAATGTATTTTCAAAGATTTGGCTAAGGTCGTAGTCTTCTCGCGATTGGCTCGCGACATGAAAATTTTGATGCAAAGGCACATCAAATAGACTAACTGTGCCATTGGTAACATCAATAAAATTATGCAAAGCTTCCATTTCATAGGACCAATACTCACCGACAGCAAATAGATCGCGCTTGGCATAGTTACGCATATGTTCTAGCCATTCCTGAAAGAACTGTGCGGAAACATGCTTAACTGCATCAAAGCGGAATCCATCAACATTGGTCAAATCATAGTTCCATTCTCCCCAATACTTGAGTTCGCCCTGTACTTCTGAGTTCTGGATGTCAAGGTCACAGCCCATCAAATAGTCAAAATTGCCTTTCTCAAGGTCAACATTTTTGTCAAAGGATTTGCCTTTAAGTAAATAAACTGCATCTTCTCCTTCATTGTAGGCATTGTAATCGATCGCATCAAAATGCCACCAATGCCATTCCATTTCAGAATATTTGCCTTTACGCCCTTCAAACGTAAAGTGAGTCCAAGCTTGAATGGTTTGATAATCACCGATCGCCTGATTGCGATCGTCCATACTCATCGGTGTGGCTTCTACCTCTTCCGAGTGATCGGCTCCCATTTTGTGATTAAAAACCACATCAGCATAAATACTAAGCCCTGCTTGATGAGCCAGTTTAATCGCCTGAATGTATTCATCTTTTGTGCCATATTTCGTTCTGATCGAGCCTTTTTGATCAAACTCACCCAGATCAAATAGATCATAAATGCCATAGCCTACATCCAGACCACCTGATTTTCCCTTGTAGGCTGGGGGCAACCATAGAGATGTAATACCAGCCTTAGCTAAGTCTTCAGCCTTCTCTGCTACTTGGTTCCACAGACTACCGTCATCTGGCAGATACCAGTGAAAGTACTGCATCATGACACCGTTTTGATGAAACATTTTTAGTTCCTTACTAAGGGTTTTGGCTTGATAAATTTCTCTTTGTTACATTTTGTGTCGTAATTCATCAATTCATTCAATAAATCAATCACCCCCCGATCAAGATAGTCAGGTGAATAAAAAATCAAAGAGATTAATTTTCGACAAAAAATAATCTTGTATAAAAAACAAAATATAAAAATATAAATTTCGGTTTAGATTTTTATTTGAGCTTCAATTGCAATGAAGCCTATTTAAATAGATAGTTTTTTATTTTTTATTTATCAAATAATACATATCATACAAACAAGCAAAATTACAACTTTGTTTGTTTGCCTATTAAGATCATCGATATATATTTATATCTTATGTCTTGAGATGGATGAATAAGTTAATCAAATAAATAATAATGAAGATGTTAGAAAAGAAGTTGTAAATTCGATTTTGTCTTTTATAGCATTTCGTTAAATACCAACACAAATAGAGGGCATTTATTATGAGTTTACAAGAACGTGCTAAAGCTGCTGCTAAGGATCTTGAAGGTAAGGTCGAAGAGGCAGTAGGTAATGTCACAGGAGACACTGGCAAACAGGTTGAAGGTCAAGCTAAGCAAGCTGAAGCCCGTGTTCGCAATACTGCTGAAGATGTAAAAGACAAGGCTAAAGATGTGGCTAACGATATCAAGAAAAAAGCAAAAGATGCTATCGATTAAATAGTTAATTGCTACATATCTAATTGACAAATAGTCTTGAAAAATATTTGAGTGATTTGATTTTATTTGATTGGATTGCTCAAATATTTGTTTTTTTGATTTTATTTTGATTCTTCCTTAAAAAGAATTCTATTTTGTATATCTTTCTCTATGGATTCTTGGTCATATCAAAATAAAATTTATGCTCGATAAACTTTAGGGTAGCTAAAATGATTTCACAAATTTACAGATCTTTATTAACTATCGGCTGCATTTTATTCTTATCGTCTGTCATTGTCTTTGGGCTACCTGTTAATAAAGGTTGGGCAGCAAATTCATTTACTCCGATCGCTTCGATAGAGAGAGTGAAGGCAGGGGCAAAAGATCTTGAAGGTAAGACTCAAGAAGCGATCGGAAATGTCACAGGTAACACTAAAAATCAAGTCATTGGCAAAGCTAAACAAGCGGAAGCAGATGTTCGCAATGCGGCTGAAGATGTTAAAGACAATGTGAAACTGCCAGAACGAGTAAAGGCTGGTGCGCGAGATCTTGAAGGCAAGACTCAAGAAGCGATCGGTAAGGTGACAGGCGATCGCCAAGATCAAATTGTTGGCAAAGGTAAGCAAGTGGAATCTAAGACTCGCAACTTGATAGAAGATGCGAAAGATAAAGTCCAAGAATTGTTTGAATAAGTTTCTAAATCAGGAAGGAAGTATATGAGTTTTATTTGGTTTATTTTGATCGGTTTAGCTGCTGGCTGGCTAGCGGGTCAACTGGTTAAAGGTGGCGGTTTTGGACTACTAGGAGACATCATTGTTGGCGTAATTGGCGCATTACTTGGTGGATTTCTATTTAGTGCTTTGGGTTTATCTAGTGGGGGTGGATTACTTGGCAGTTTGATTGTCGCCACCATTGGTGCAGTTGTGCTGTTATTTGGTTTACGCCTGATCAAGTCAGCTTAATAGACAGGACTTACGCAAAATGACCAAGAACTGGAGTTCTTGGCTCAAAGCTAAAGCAGACTGAAGAACTTCTATGATCAACCCGTCTCAACGTGTTTAAGCTTTCAGCCCGTAATTTATTACAGGTCTATTGTGTAAGTCCGAAATTTCTTGAATATCAATTCCTATATGAAGGATTAATTATTATGTCCGATGAAATTGAAAGAGAAGTTACATCCAAAAAAGTAACATCACTTCCCAATAATTCTGTAAATGGAAGTAGAGTTTCTGAGCAGCGTACTACTAAAGTAACTAATGATAGTAGTATGACTGGAGTAGCAATTATTGTTTTGCTTGGCTTAGCGGTTGGCGCAGGAGCGATCGCTTATTTTCTAAACACTCGTCCAGCTCCAACACCTGTCTTAATTCCTAGCGCAACTGATACGGTGAAAGAGAATAAGTCAACGGTGATCGAACGGAATAACACCACTATTAGAGAGGTTAGTCCTGCAACACCTCAACCTACTCCGACAGTGGAAATTAATCTTCCTCCTGTGACGATCACACAACCACCTGCGGTAGCTCCTGCACCTGCAGCAACTACACCACCACAGGCCGTGACTCCAGCCGCTACTCCAAAAGTAACAGCACAGCCACAAACAACAACGCCATCACCAAAGGTTGGTAACTAAACGTCAGTTCGGGTTAAGCTGGCAAATTTTCAAAGCCCAAAAGTAAAAGCCTTGCTAAGCAAGGCTTTTACTTTTGGGCTTTGAGAGAGGTTTTTAGTAGCAAACCCTCTCTCAAAGCCTGTTTTAAATTATCTCGAACTCGCGCTACCCATCTTTATGTTTTGACAACAAGAATTGTTTCTAGGCTTTCATCACTCGCACCATTGATGATGCCGCCCGATCTCAAAATACATTGCAACATCTCCACCACTTCGGCTGTAATTTCCTCTCCTATACAAATTAAGGGAATTCCCGGAGGATAGGGACAGAGAGATTCAGCACTAATGCGTCCGATCGCTTTCTCTAGGGGTAGGCGATCGCTTTTTGCAAAATAGGCTTCACGGGGAGTAAGTTGAGATTGGTAATCCGTAACTCGTAATTCGTAATTCGTAATTAATTTTTCCTTTTTCCTTTTTCCTTTTTCCTTAGCCAATCGTTCACATCCAAGGATGAGTCGATCAACGTCTGCTTGAGTATTACCGAGGCTAAATATAAACACTAATTGGCTAAGGGTTGCCATCTCACAGACCACATCACAATGAGAATGAAGGTACTGATCGGCATCGAAACCTGTAATGCCTATGCGATCAACCATAATCGTCAGGCGACTATGATCAAGGGTAGGTACTAGAGTTTGGTCAAAGGTACGTAGATTAGGAATTTGCTGTACTTGCGATCGCACCTCATGGGCAAGTCGGAGCGTTTCTGTTAAGAGTGCTTTGCCCTTTATTGCCATTTGTCGCCTTGCCACATCTAGCGACACCATGAGTAGGAAGTTAGGACTAGTCGATCGCAATATCTGCACTGCACGATTGACTAGTTCCGCATCAAGTCGATTGCCTTGTAAGTGCAAAATCGAAGATTGGGTAAGGCTACCTGCGACCTTATGGGTGGACTGCACCACCAGATCGGCTCCTGCCTGTAATGCGGAAATCGGTAAATCTGGATGAAAGCCTAAATGTGCGCCGTGGGCAGCATCGACTAATAGAGGCACGTTATAGGCATGGGAGATCGCTACTAGCTTCTCAATTTCGCCACAGACTCCAAAATAATTGGGGCTGACTACTAGTACAGCTTTAGCATCGGGATGTTGCTGTAAAAATGCTTCGAGGGTAGCAGGACTAACACCCAAGTCCAAATCGAATTCCGATAAATATTCGGTGGGTAAATAGATGGGAACTGCTCCCGTTAAGATCATGCCCGCAAAGGCTGATTTATGGCAGTTACGGGCAATCAAGATTTTGTCACCTGCTTGGCAGGTAGCCAGTAACATTGCCTGTACCCCGCAGGTAGAGCCATTTGTTAAAAACCATGCGCGATCGCTACCATAGGCTGCGGCGGCTAATTCCTCAGCTTCGGCAACAGGCTCTTCGAGATCGGGCATTTCAGGTAAATCGAGTCGAAAAAACGTTTCGCCAAGTAGATCTACAAATTCGCGATCGATGCCTTGACCACGCTTGTGACCGGGCATATAAAACGGCGCGTGATCGATATCAAGATATCGCCGCGCCGCTTCTAGTAATGGAACTGAATGCTGATTCATTAAAATCTTGGATTTCTAGCGATCGCGTTTTGCTTTCACTTGCTATATTCAATGCTAAGTTTAGAGCTAAGTTACATAAATTAGCGATAATTAGCGATCGCCTTGCTATAAATCCCAGAAACCTATGACCACTTCATCTTATCCATTAGCTGATAATCTCAAGGATGCCTATCGTGTTTGCGATGTAGTTCCACTTAAAGATTTAGCTCTTGAGCAGTATTATGTCGATCTGTCAGGGACACGCAAAAATAATGCAATTTCTGCTATTAGCCAAATTTTAGAAGATCAACAGGCAGAAGATTTTTGCACAATTTTGTTTACAGGGCATCGTGGCGGCGGTAAGAGTACAGAGCTAAATCATATTCAAAAACAATGGGAAGCTGACTATAAGGTCATGTATGTTGACATTGAGGTCGATGCTGATCCTAATGATTTTGAGTATACTGAAATTTATTTATTAGCGATTAAATGGATCGAATTTGAACTACGAAAAGAAGGTTTGAAGTTTGATGCACAATTATTCAAAAATTTTGAAGATTGGTTTAAAGAGGTTATCGAGGAAACAGAGGAATCTGTAGAAAAATCAGTTTCAATGCAGGGCGAGTTAACTTTGCAGTCAGAGATTCCATTTGTACCGCCTTTTTTGGCGAAATTATTAGTTAAACTTTTGGCTCAAATCAAAGGTTCTGATAAGCGTAAACGAGTCATTAGACAAACTTTAACTCAAGATATTTCAAGATTAAAATTTGACATTAATTTATTGTTAAATGATGGGCTAAAAAAATGGCGGCGTAAGTTTCCAAGTTGCAAAGGATTTTTGATTGTTTTTGATGGATTGGATAAATGTCCTTCGGCTGTGGCAGAAAAATTATTTATTGATAATGCCAAGTTTCTTAAGAGCTTGGAATGTACAGTTGTTTATACTGCGCCTATTTCTGTGGTTTATTCCCCAAAGAATGCTAGTAATTTCTTTGAGAATTTCCATGTAATTCCTATGATCAATATTTACAATTATGATCCTAGTAGTGGCAATGTTGAACTTGAATATAATCAAAATGGATTGGATGCGGTCGCTAGTCTAATTGAGAAGCGATTACAAGTAGATGCCATTTTTGAGTCGCGTAATGAGTTGTTGGAATTAGCAAAATATAGTGGCGGTCATGTTCGTCAAGTCATGCAACTGGTACGTGGTGCAATTCAACACGCAAGAACTAATCGTCGTTCTAAGGTTAATTTAGAGGATATAAATTATTCAATTAATCAATTGCAATTTACTTTTGAAAGGCTAATCCCAACTGAGCATTATCCAGTTTTAGCACAAATTTATCTAACTAAGGATGCACCAAGAGATGAGATGGGACAATTGATGTTATTTAATATTTCGGTATTTGAATATAATGGTCTAAGTCGATGGAATTATCCTAATCCAGTGGTGATTAGAAGCCGTTTATTCCAGAGAGCTTTAGAGGATTATCGATCTAAAAATCCGTAGTAATTAGTTTGTTGGAATTAAAATGTAGGATGGGTTGGAGATCGCGTAACCCATCATCTTGCTCAAAATTTATGCATTACGTTGCACTTCATCTTTGAATTGGCGCATCCTACAAATAATTAAACTATGAACGATTTTGATAACGAGAATAATAATAAGCCTGATTTTGCGGTGATGAATCGTCAAGAGATTCAGGAATTGTTGTCTTTGTTGGATTTGTCGGATGGGTTTACAGTTGCGCTGGCGGAATGTAATTTTTGGCAGGATGGGGTGGCGTTGGTGGCGGCGCTGAATGAAGAGATTGCGGCTGATCCTGAGTGGGCAGAGTTGCAGATTGTGGATTGGGAGTTTAATGATCCTGAGTTGCGGTATTTGTTGGATGAGTTGACGCAGCGTTTGGCGACATTACCGCGACAGGAGGGGAAGAAGTTAATCTTGGTGTTGCGAGGTTTGGAAAATGCGATCGGGGTAGTGGGTGATTATCCTAAATTTTTGGTGGATCTCAATTTTGTGCGGGATGCCTATATCAAGAATGTGCCGTATCCTGTGCTGTTTGTGTTACCTGACTATGCAATTACTAGGTTTGCTCAGTTTGCAGGGGATTTTTGGGCATGGCGATCGGGGGTATTTAAGTTTCAGACTACGCAGGAAGCAAGAGAGTTTGCAGAAGCAAAAACTATTAACTCAGATCGAATTATTGGTAGTTATATTAAACCTGAAAAACAAGAACGCATTGATCTATTACATCGGCTCTTAATGGAAACTAAACCCTCTGGCTCGAAGCCAGAGTCTAATAGCAATGCTGCAAGTCAAATCAATATTTTGATTGAATTAGGAATTGCTTACCGTAGTTTGAGTGAGTTTAATCAAGCTATTGAGTTTCATCAGCAAGCATTAGCACTATCTCGAAAGATAAGTGATCGCAATGGTGAAGCAGCTTCTCTCAATAGTCTAGGGCTTGCTTACAATTCATTAGGGCAGTACCAGCAAGCGATTCAGTTTTTTCATCAATCTCTAGACATTTCTAGAGAAATTGGTGATCACAATGATGAAGCAGCTTCTCTCAATAATCTAGGGCTTACTTACAATTCACTAGGACAGTACCAGCAAGCGATTCAGTTTTTTCATCAATCTCTAGACATTTCCAAAGAAATTGGTGATCGCAATTGTGAAGCATCTTCTCTTTGTAATCTGGGAGATGCTTACAATTCATTAGGGCAGTACCAGCAAGCGATTCAGTTTTTTCAGCAGTCTCTGAAAATTTTCAGAGAAATTGGGAATCTAGACTTTGAAGCAAATGCTCTTGTCAATCTAGGCATTGCTTATCATTTCCTAGGGGAATACCAGCAAGCGATTCAGATCTATCAGCAGTCTCTGAAAATCAAAAAAGAAATTGGTGATCGCAATGGTGAATCAAATGCTCTTGGCAATCTAGGGCTTGCTTACGATTCACTAGGTCAGTATCGGCAAGCAATTCAGTTTTATCAGCAGCAACTGGAAATTTGTAGAGAAATTGATGATCGCAATGGTGAAGCAAATGCTCTCAATAACTTGGGAATTGCTCTCCAAGCATTAGGTCGCAGAAGTGAGTCCATAGAGGCTTTCAACGCTTCAAGAAAAATATTTGAAGAATTGGGACTTTATCATAAGATTCAGGATTCAGGTAAATCCTTTGCACCGCTAGAAACTGTTGCCAAAGAACCTAAGCGTTTCCAAATTAAAGATGAACCAGAGGAATTGCCAGACTGGTATAAGAAGTCGCTACCAGCTCCTAAACCCACACCCCGCAAACGTCCCCGTCGCAAAAATCTCTTTCAGAAAATCTTTAATTGGTTCCACCGCATTTGGACTAAGTTGTGGGGGGAAGCAAGAAATTGAGATCCCCGACTTTTTTCTTTGCTAGCATAGATTCCTTTTGTCAGCCATAAAAAATCGGGGATCTGGGTCAGTATTGACAAATCGATATAGATTGGTACAACACTCAGTAGTTAAGCCAAATATTTCTCCAAAGCCGCTTCCACAATATCCTTCATCGATGAACCTTGTTCTTCGACAGCTTTCTTGAGAAGCTCAAAGGACTTAGCAGAAAGAGTGACACGATGGCGAACATCGCGGCGCTTACCTTTGGCTTTTTCCTCAGGCAGTTCCGATACATAGGTTTCTGCAAACTGGC includes the following:
- a CDS encoding MFS transporter: MNRNFWIIALISFINALSFTILIPVLYQYGRQFQLNDFQTSLLFAIYAISQFFATPIIGKLSDCFGRKPLLILSLAGTVVANLMAGTAASAAVLFFARFLDGITGGNASVAQAVISDVTTPETRAKAFGINGAAFGMGFILGPAISLLAQKAALNTPLGKSFGASFLVSGAIAAIALFLTIFFLPETLKTKAEKAQNIFDLGLEKLVTGLLMPKIGILLIINFLTGLTFNIFTFAFQPYFLKVLNQNSDGLALMFLLFGVLAVIMQTAGISQMTKHLQLAQILFLGLLIRSLSFVLMPIWKDIYYFIAVCVLFSLLNSVVQPMISALLSLNARPEEQGTVLGINASYLSISNGFGPVIAGLLVNQEHPESYGYPLYLAGICTFLVLGLAFVKRKDYAVKVVR
- a CDS encoding NUDIX hydrolase, yielding MSDLVPATILQNRLSYQGRKFSFHTDRIKLPNGVIGEYSYIKHPGAGMAVPVTADGKFVLVKQYRFAIQRYLLEFPAGTLEVGENHDVTIKREIEEETGYSASKWQYLGGFYICPGYSDEIIHAYLAQDLTKLEQPPAQDEDEEIEVVLLSREEIDNLLRSQSADTSLDAKSITAFHLALQALQA
- a CDS encoding alpha-amylase, yielding MFHQNGVMMQYFHWYLPDDGSLWNQVAEKAEDLAKAGITSLWLPPAYKGKSGGLDVGYGIYDLFDLGEFDQKGSIRTKYGTKDEYIQAIKLAHQAGLSIYADVVFNHKMGADHSEEVEATPMSMDDRNQAIGDYQTIQAWTHFTFEGRKGKYSEMEWHWWHFDAIDYNAYNEGEDAVYLLKGKSFDKNVDLEKGNFDYLMGCDLDIQNSEVQGELKYWGEWNYDLTNVDGFRFDAVKHVSAQFFQEWLEHMRNYAKRDLFAVGEYWSYEMEALHNFIDVTNGTVSLFDVPLHQNFHVASQSREDYDLSQIFENTLVQHQPSLAVTFVDNHDSQPLQSLESIVEAWFKPLAYALILLRQEGYPCIFAADYYGAHYQDYGKDGNEYEIWIDSHQWLLDQFLSVRQNYAYGQQLDYFDHPNTIGWTRLGDDEHQGGMAVVLSNAEEGRKWMEIGQPNCTYIDITKQVEQSITTNDDGWAEFCCNGGSVSVWIKTTT
- a CDS encoding CsbD family protein is translated as MSLQERAKAAAKDLEGKVEEAVGNVTGDTGKQVEGQAKQAEARVRNTAEDVKDKAKDVANDIKKKAKDAID
- a CDS encoding CsbD family protein, with amino-acid sequence MISQIYRSLLTIGCILFLSSVIVFGLPVNKGWAANSFTPIASIERVKAGAKDLEGKTQEAIGNVTGNTKNQVIGKAKQAEADVRNAAEDVKDNVKLPERVKAGARDLEGKTQEAIGKVTGDRQDQIVGKGKQVESKTRNLIEDAKDKVQELFE
- a CDS encoding GlsB/YeaQ/YmgE family stress response membrane protein; its protein translation is MSFIWFILIGLAAGWLAGQLVKGGGFGLLGDIIVGVIGALLGGFLFSALGLSSGGGLLGSLIVATIGAVVLLFGLRLIKSA
- a CDS encoding aminotransferase class I/II-fold pyridoxal phosphate-dependent enzyme produces the protein MNQHSVPLLEAARRYLDIDHAPFYMPGHKRGQGIDREFVDLLGETFFRLDLPEMPDLEEPVAEAEELAAAAYGSDRAWFLTNGSTCGVQAMLLATCQAGDKILIARNCHKSAFAGMILTGAVPIYLPTEYLSEFDLDLGVSPATLEAFLQQHPDAKAVLVVSPNYFGVCGEIEKLVAISHAYNVPLLVDAAHGAHLGFHPDLPISALQAGADLVVQSTHKVAGSLTQSSILHLQGNRLDAELVNRAVQILRSTSPNFLLMVSLDVARRQMAIKGKALLTETLRLAHEVRSQVQQIPNLRTFDQTLVPTLDHSRLTIMVDRIGITGFDADQYLHSHCDVVCEMATLSQLVFIFSLGNTQADVDRLILGCERLAKEKGKRKKEKLITNYELRVTDYQSQLTPREAYFAKSDRLPLEKAIGRISAESLCPYPPGIPLICIGEEITAEVVEMLQCILRSGGIINGASDESLETILVVKT
- a CDS encoding AAA family ATPase, giving the protein MTTSSYPLADNLKDAYRVCDVVPLKDLALEQYYVDLSGTRKNNAISAISQILEDQQAEDFCTILFTGHRGGGKSTELNHIQKQWEADYKVMYVDIEVDADPNDFEYTEIYLLAIKWIEFELRKEGLKFDAQLFKNFEDWFKEVIEETEESVEKSVSMQGELTLQSEIPFVPPFLAKLLVKLLAQIKGSDKRKRVIRQTLTQDISRLKFDINLLLNDGLKKWRRKFPSCKGFLIVFDGLDKCPSAVAEKLFIDNAKFLKSLECTVVYTAPISVVYSPKNASNFFENFHVIPMINIYNYDPSSGNVELEYNQNGLDAVASLIEKRLQVDAIFESRNELLELAKYSGGHVRQVMQLVRGAIQHARTNRRSKVNLEDINYSINQLQFTFERLIPTEHYPVLAQIYLTKDAPRDEMGQLMLFNISVFEYNGLSRWNYPNPVVIRSRLFQRALEDYRSKNP
- a CDS encoding tetratricopeptide repeat protein; the encoded protein is MNDFDNENNNKPDFAVMNRQEIQELLSLLDLSDGFTVALAECNFWQDGVALVAALNEEIAADPEWAELQIVDWEFNDPELRYLLDELTQRLATLPRQEGKKLILVLRGLENAIGVVGDYPKFLVDLNFVRDAYIKNVPYPVLFVLPDYAITRFAQFAGDFWAWRSGVFKFQTTQEAREFAEAKTINSDRIIGSYIKPEKQERIDLLHRLLMETKPSGSKPESNSNAASQINILIELGIAYRSLSEFNQAIEFHQQALALSRKISDRNGEAASLNSLGLAYNSLGQYQQAIQFFHQSLDISREIGDHNDEAASLNNLGLTYNSLGQYQQAIQFFHQSLDISKEIGDRNCEASSLCNLGDAYNSLGQYQQAIQFFQQSLKIFREIGNLDFEANALVNLGIAYHFLGEYQQAIQIYQQSLKIKKEIGDRNGESNALGNLGLAYDSLGQYRQAIQFYQQQLEICREIDDRNGEANALNNLGIALQALGRRSESIEAFNASRKIFEELGLYHKIQDSGKSFAPLETVAKEPKRFQIKDEPEELPDWYKKSLPAPKPTPRKRPRRKNLFQKIFNWFHRIWTKLWGEARN